In the genome of Triticum urartu cultivar G1812 chromosome 5, Tu2.1, whole genome shotgun sequence, one region contains:
- the LOC125508476 gene encoding probable serine/threonine-protein kinase At1g54610: MCLYTKLKFSVFSCLPKILARKTAKIGLDLIHLFKKASHVLMGCLCSKGAKDHADATSENREPSSKDDPKTASGTNDGSKVMPYAGEKVVVAFDARFSSCNNAELKGLSGEHVVYGWPTWLANVAPKAVEGWLPRRADSFEKLDKIGQGTYSIVYKARDLETGKIVALKKVRFVNMDPESVRFMAREIHILRRLDHPNIIKLEGIVTSRVSQSLYLVFEYMEHDLSSLIASPGLKLTESQIKCFVQQLLHGLDHCHKNGVLHRDIKGLNLLIDSNGVLKIADFGLATSFDPDNPQPLTSRVVTLWYRPPELLLGSTEYGVAVDMWSTGCIVAELFAGKPIMPGRTEVEQIHKIFKLCGSPMDDYCKKSKVPETAMFKPQQQYRRCVAETFKDFPPSTVVLIDSLLSLEPEVRGTASSALQSDFFKTKPLACDPSSLPKLPASKEYDVRLRQEEERRQRKAALGGRGAECSKPGNENHVTSRAVNGAAESKEHAHASSKSNSVKFYPEDSVPGFRVEPRPLPTTVQVPGFGSTWNMGGYTDHPTTPGCACSSVHVANSSTSRTKASSHSHIPQFCTTDLRNAVEVTYQNQPPDRPASSHNKNPLENHGRKLRRIHHSGPLVPLGGNIEDMLKEHERHIQEAVRKARLGKTSRQRAAEKVVRELCEHGPDFRGVSTTFVCEAAVSRCCRSPCIEF, encoded by the exons ATGTGCCTTTACACCAAGCTGAAGTTTTCAGTGTTCAGCTGCCTTCCAAAG ATATTGGCTAGAAAGACTGCAAAGATTGGTCTCGATCTGATTCACTTGTTCAAGAAGGCATCACATGTGCTTATGGGCTGCCTTTGCTCCAAAGGCGCCAAAGATCATGCTGATGCCACTTCCGAAAACAGAGAACCATCAAGTAAAGATGACCCTAAGACTGCATCAGGTACGAATGATGGCAGCAAAGTCATGCCATATGCTGGAGAGAAGGTGGTGGTAGCTTTTGATGCTAGGTTCAGCAGTTGTAATAATGCAGAGTTGAAAGGGCTCTCAGGTGAGCATGTTGTTTATGGGTGGCCAACTTGGCTTGCAAATGTGGCGCCTAAAGCAGTAGAAGGCTGGTTGCCTCGACGAGCCGATTCATTTGAGAAATTAGACAAG ATTGGACAAGGAACTTACAGTATTGTGTATAAAGCCCGAGATCTTGAAACAGGGAAGATTGTTGCACTAAAGAAGGTGCGGTTCGTCAACATGGATCCTGAAAGTGTTCGCTTTATGGCTAGAGAAATCCATATTCTTCGGAGACTGGATCATCCAAATATCATAAAGCTTGAAGGAATTGTAACATCTCGTGTGTCGCAGAGCCTGTATCTGGTTTTTGAATACATGGAACATGACCTTTCCAGTCTTATTGCAAGTCCAGGCCTCAAACTCACCGAGTCACAG ATAAAGTGCTTCGTTCAGCAGCTGCTTCATGGCCTTGATCATTGTCACAAAAATGGAGTTCTGCATCGAGACATCAAAGGATTGAACCTCTTGATTGACAGCAATGGAGTACTGAAGATTGCAGACTTTGGCCTGGCAACATCTTTCGACCCTGACAATCCACAACCACTAACTAGCCGTGTTGTGACATTGTGGTACAGACCACCAGAGCTTTTACTTGGTTCCACAGAGTATGGTGTCGCTGTGGATATGTGGAGTACAGGGTGTATTGTGGCAGAACTCTTTGCTGGCAAACCAATCATGCCAGGAAGAACCGAG GTGGAGCAAATTCACAAGATCTTTAAGCTCTGTGGGTCGCCGATGGATGACTATTGCAAGAAATCAAAGGTGCCAGAAACAGCGATGTTCAAGCCTCAGCAGCAATATAGGCGGTGTGTTGCTGAGACTTTCAAAGATTTTCCTCCTTCCACTGTAGTTCTCATAGACTCCTTGCTTTCATTAGAACCAGAAGTTCGTGGAACAGCTTCCTCAGCTCTTCAGAGTGAT TTTTTTAAAACAAAGCCACTTGCTTGTGACCCTTCAAGTCTACCGAAACTTCCAGCAAGCAAGGAGTATGATGTTAGACTCAGGCAAGAGGAAGAGAGGAG GCAAAGAAAGGCAGCTCTTGGTGGACGAGGAGCTGAATGTTCCAAACCAGGAAATGAAAATCATGTAACCAGTCGTGCTGTCAATGGTGCTGCTGAATCGAAG GAACACGCGCATGCCAGTTCAAAGAGCAACAGCGTGAAGTTCTACCCCGAGGATAGCGTGCCCGGTTTCCGGGTGGAGCCACGCCCGTTGCCAACCACGGTGCAGGTTCCTGGATTTGGCTCTACATGGAACATGGGAGGTTACACAGATCATCCAACGACGCCTGGTTGTGCCTGCAGTTCTGTTCATGTCGCAAATTCCTCTACCTCGAGGACAAAGGCATCATCGCATTCACATATACCACAGTTTTGCACGACAGATCTGAGGAATGCAGTTGAGGTTACATATCAGAATCAGCCACCTGATAGGCCTGCATCATCTCACAACAAGAACCCCCTAGAG AACCATGGAAGGAAGCTCAGGAGGATCCACCACTCGGGGCCATTGGTGCCGCTGGGAGGGAATATCGAGGACATGCTCAAGGAGCACGAGAGGCACATCCAAGAGGCGGTGCGCAAGGCACGGCTCGGCAAGACGAGCAGGCAGCGAGCAGCTGAAAAGGTCGTACGGGAGCTCTGCGAACATGGACCGGATTTCAGAGGTGTCAGCACCACATTCGTCTGCGAAGCTGCCGTTTCACGTTGCTGCAGGTCCCCCTGTATAGAGTTTTAG
- the LOC125508477 gene encoding pentatricopeptide repeat-containing protein At1g71460, chloroplastic: protein MAIAMASTSSPVAALKHPHFLDSKALKSLKRARTRSCALADADAAAAAPRTFQAELRPDSKNAPALSAEIRRLVRAGRLRSALCLLDHLSHRGVPASPSAFTALLSACRSLAHARQIHAHLRVHGLDSNEFLLARLVEVYLAVGAAEEARQVLGGLPRASAFSWNALLHGHVRRGRREAGDAVAGGFVEMRAAGANANEYTYGCVLKSISGSARPSMVMATATHAMLVKNAFAGAPGMLMTGLMDVYFRCGKVKLAMMVFEEMPERDVVAWGAVISGFAHKGLKREALEHFRWMVENGVKVNSVVLTSIVPVIGDIRARNLGREIHGLVLKKFPDCKDVAKVHAGLVDMYCKCGDMVSGRRVFYSTKKRNAVSWTALMSGYASNGRPDQALRCIVWMQQEGIRPDLVAVGTVLPVCTKLRALSEGKEIHAYALRRWFLPNVSLCTSLITLYGTCCHLEYSRRVFHAMDKKTVRAWTALVDAYLKNRDSSTAIEVFRSMLLSNRRPDAVAITRILSACSDIGALQLGKEVHGQVLKLRMEPLPLVAAELVNMYGRCGDLKAAQRVFNRTDSKGSLTCTAIIEAYAINQRHKEALDLFSWMLSNNFAPTIVTFNVVLRICDAAGLHDEALEIFDSMVQGYNLEASEENYDCIISLLTSAGRTAEAQRFADLKAALFSSPAPFLDLEQQ from the coding sequence ATGGCCATTGCCATGGCCTCGACCTCCTCCCCTGTAGCGGCCCTAAAGCACCCCCATTTTCTAGACTCCAAGGCCCTGAAGTCTCTCAAGCGCGCGAGAACCCGCTCATGCGCCCTCGCCGACGCTGACGCCGCCGCGGCCGCCCCCCGCACGTTCCAAGCGGAGCTCCGGCCGGACTCTAAAAACGCGCCCGCGCTCTCCGCTGAGATCCGCCGTCTCGTTCGTGCAGGCCGCCTTCGCTCTGCGCTCTGCCTCCTCGACCATTTATCCCACCGCGGCGTCCCGGCGAGCCCCTCAGCCTTCACTGCTCTCCTCTCCGCAtgccgctccctcgcccacgcccGTCAGATCCACGCCCACCTCCGTGTCCACGGCCTTGACTCCAATGAGTTTCTCCTAGCCAGGCTCGTCGAGGTTTATCTTGCGGTCGGTGCTGCTGAGGAGGCCCGCCAGGTGCTCGGCGGTTTGCCCAGGGCCAGTGCCTTCTCGTGGAATGCTTTGCTCCACGGGCACGTTCGCAGGGGCCGGAGAGAGGCAGGGGATGCTGTCGCTGGCGGGTTTGTGGAGATGCGTGCTGCTGGGGCTAATGCCAACGAGTACACGTACGGCTGTGTCCTCAAGTCCATCTCTGGGAGTGCCAGGCCATCCATGGTCATGGCCACCGCCACACACGCCATGCTGGTCAAGAACGCATTTGCAGGTGCGCCGGGCATGCTGATGACTGGCCTCATGGATGTCTACTTCAGGTGCGGGAAGGTGAAGCTGGCGATGATGGTGTTTGAGGAAATGCCAGAGAGGGATGTCGTTGCATGGGGGGCAGTGATTTCTGGGTTCGCACACAAGGGGTTGAAGAGGGAGGCACTGGAGCATTTCCGGTGGATGGTGGAAAACGGAGTCAAGGTGAACTCGGTGGTGCTCACCTCAATCGTGCCAGTTATTGGTGATATACGTGCACGGAACTTAGGGAGGGAGATTCATGGGTTGGTGCTGAAGAAGTTTCCAGACTGTAAAGATGTAGCAAAGGTCCACGCAGGGCTGGTAGACATGTACTGCAAATGCGGCGATATGGTCTCTGGGAGGCGAGTGTTCTATAGCACCAAGAAGAGGAATGCTGTCTCATGGACAGCATTAATGTCTGGGTATGCATCCAATGGGAGGCCAGATCAGGCGCTGAGGTGCATAGTTTGGATGCAGCAAGAAGGAATCCGACCAGATCTCGTTGCGGTTGGTACTGTTCTCCCAGTATGCACAAAATTGCGAGCATTGAGCGAGGGGAAGGAAATCCATGCATATGCTTTGAGGAGGTGGTTCCTGCCAAATGTCTCATTATGCACTTCGCTCATCACCCTGTACGGTACATGCTGTCATTTAGAATACTCTCGCAGGGTGTTTCATGCTATGGATAAGAAAACTGTACGAGCTTGGACTGCATTGGTTGATGCCTACCTAAAGAACAGAGACTCTTCAACTGCTATTGAAGTGTTTAGATCAATGCTGCTGTCGAACCGTCGGCCTGATGCTGTTGCCATCACCAGGATACTGAGTGCCTGCTCTGATATTGGAGCATTACAACTTGGCAAGGAAGTTCATGGTCAGGTGTTGAAGTTGCGGATGGAACCTCTCCCGTTAGTTGCCGCAGAACTTGTTAACATGTATGGCAGGTGTGGGGACCTGAAGGCAGCACAGAGGGTGTTCAATCGAACAGACTCCAAGGGATCCTTGACGTGCACTGCAATAATAGAAGCTTATGCAATCAACCAGCGGCACAAGGAGGCACTGGATCTCTTTTCATGGATGCTGTCAAATAACTTTGCCCCAACTATTGTCACCTTCAATGTGGTTCTGAGAATCTGTGATGCAGCAGGATTGCATGATGAAGCTCTCGAGATTTTCGACTCCATGGTACAAGGGTACAACCTGGAAGCATCTGAAGAGAATTATGACTGCATCATCAGCCTTCTTACTAGTGCTGGCAGGACTGCCGAAGCACAGCGTTTTGCTGATTTGAAAGCTGCACTGTTTAGTTCACCTGCTCCTTTTTTGGATCTTGAACAGCAGTAA